TCGATGCTCAGGCCATTGAGCCATCGCGCCCAATGATGGGCCGAGCCGCAGGCTTCCATGACGACCAGGGAAACGGCACGGTTGGCAAACCAACGCTCGAACTGGGTGCGGGTGAGACGCTGGGTTTCAACGATGCGCCAATGCTGATCGGCCACGGCAATTTGGAAAACGGATTTGGCCAGATCGACGGCCACAGTAGTAGCATTCATGTCGGACTCCTTTCGTTTTGACATTGCCCTGATCCCCACGCCCATGAAGACCAGAACGCGAATGTCGCGCAAACAAACGGGGGAGTCCATCCCATCATTCGAGGCGGACGCCTTCGCCACCGCTCGATTTGAACGTTGAGCGACTGCTTTCCCGGCTGACCACCGACCACTCATGGCCGACAGCTGCCATCGGATCAGGTGCTGATTGAACGGCCGCTCTTTATGTCGGCGAGCTCAACACCTCGGCCCAAATCAGTCAGTCGCAGAGGAGTTTTGATGTGCCCTTTGCAGTCGGCAAAGCGCTTGAGAGCGCGAACTTCGAGACCCTGACGCGGCAGTCCAGAGCTGGCGGTCAGGTGAAGTGGTCAGGATTGAGCCCCGTCGACGTTCAACCTGAATCTAGTGAGCCGCCACCGCATGGGTTGGTCTGGCGCTCGGGCGAATACCATCTCGGCGATCCAACCGCCCGGCCAGGGTTGTCAGCCCCAGTGCGCCGAGCACGACCAGACCGCCAACCCAAGGTGTTGCCATCAGACCAAATTGAGCAACGATCAACCCACCGCCCCAGGCGCCGCCTGCGATTCCGATATTGAACGCGGCGATATTCAAGCCTGAGGCAACATCCACAGCCTCGGGGGCATCCAGCTCAGCGCGCTGCACCACATACACCTGCAAGCCCGGTACGTTGCCGAACGCAACAGCCCCCCATGCCAGCACCGTTGCCAGCGCAAGCCAAGTATTGGAAGCGGTGAAGGTCAGCGCAAACAACACCAGCGCGAGCAGCGCAAAGACAATTTGAAGCGCCCCAATTGGCCCTTTTTTGTCTGCCAGCTTGCCGCCCCAGATGTTGCCAAACGCGACCGACACGCCATACACCAGCATGACCAGACTGACACTGCCCGCAGAGAAGCCGGACACTTCTTGCAGAATCGGCGCGAGGTAGGTGAAGGCGATGAATGAGCCGCCGTAGCCCAAGGCTGTCATGGCATACACCAGCAGCAGGCGCGGCTTTTTCAGCACAGCGAACTGCGCCACCAGCGAGGCCGGCGTGCTTTGCGCCAGATTGTTCGGCACAAGAATCCAGCTGCCGACAAACGCAATCGCGCCCAACAGGGAAACCGCCAGAAAGGTCGATTGCCAGCCAAATGTCTGGCCGATGAAGGTGCCCAGTGGTACGCCGGTGACCAGTGCAACGGTCAAGCCGGTGAACATCAGTGCAATGGCACTGGCGGCCTTTTCCTTGGGCACCAGGCCCGTCGCGATGGTGGATCCAATGGAGAAGAACACGCCGTGTGCCAGCCCGGTGAGCACCCGCGCCGCCATGAGTGCCTCATAGCCCGGGGCCATCCACGCCACCAGATTGCCAACGGTGAACAAGGCCATCAAGCCCAACAACAGTTGCTTGCGTGGCACACGTCCAGTCAACGCCGTCAGCACCGGTGCACCGACGGCGACGCCCAGGGCATAGAGGCTGACCAGAAGCCCGGCCGAAGGCACAGAGACATTCAGGCTGTCTGCGATGGTTGGGATCAGTCCAACGATGACGAACTCAGTCGTTCCGATGGCGAAGGCGCTGAGTGTCAGCGCCCACAGTGCGAGAGGCATGACTATTTCCTTGATGGGTAAACGATGCCTCGCAGTTTGGGCTTGGTGCAAGCAAAGAAAAATCGCTGCGGCTACATTTGACTTTTGATTCGGAGTCAACAATGCTGAGCGTAGATGCCCTTATTGGCTTTGTTGCCATCATAGATTCGGGATCGTTTTCTGCCGCTGCCGAGCGGCTTGGACAGACCCCATCGGGCGTCAGCAGAAGCCTTTCGCGACTGGAAGCGCAGCTGGGCATGACGCTGATCAAGCGGACGACAAGGCGACTGAGCCTGACAGAAGAGGGCGATTGGCTGTTGGCGCGCGCGAGGAAGATCCTTGCGGACTTGCAAGAGACTGAAAATCAACTGGCCGCCCGTCTGTCCCAGCCTTCAGGCTTGGTTCGCCTGAACGCGGCCACGCCCGTTTTGGACCACTTGATAGCCCCCCTGATGGCGGATTTCCTGGATGCCTACCCACTGGTGCGACTCGAACTGGTCAGCGGAGAGACCGTTGTCGATCTGATCGATGAGCGGGCCGATCTGGCCATTCGCATCGGCCCTTTGGCCGACTCCACCCTCAATGCCAGACAGCTGGGTTCCAGCCGCCTTCGCGTTCTGGCATCCCCTGCGTATTTGGCGATCCACGGAACGCCAACCCATGTCGCGGCGCTTGTGCGGCATCGACTGCTGGGCTTCACGGCACCCCATTCGCTCAATATCTGGCCGTTGCCCCAAGAAGGGGGTGACGGCCTGCCTGTGCTCCCGGTGATTGCTGCCTCCAGCGGTGAAACCCTGCGGCACCTGGCCTTGACAGGGGCCGGCGTGGTTTGCCTCGCCGATTTTCTGACCCGGCAGGATGTGTCGAATGGCGACCTGGTCCCCATCCTGGAATCAGAAACGCTTCCCTGGTCGCAGCCGGTGTGGGCGGTGTTCTACAAACAAGAAGCGTTGGCCTCTCGTGTTTCCGCTCTGGTCGGTTTTCTGTCCGAGCGGCTCACCGGGCAGCTGTAGCGCGTTGTCGCAGACACGGACTGAACCAAGCATCAGCGTAGTCGGTGATTGCACTGCTGAAACCCACCATCCGCGAAGTCACGAGCCATCGTTTATTGGTTCTGCACAAATGCTGTCCTGCTAGCAGGTCCTCCGTGATCCACCGCTCATGGCCGACACCCGACATCCGATCCGACCGGGGTTGATTGGCCGGTCTCGGAGGTCGCGAGATCAGCCTGTCGACCCTGACCAACCCATCGCAAGGTTGGGTCGGGCGGGAACATGGCGAAACTCTATGCAAACAGCCAGCCAGTACAGTGTTGACTTCATCTCTTTGAGGGCCCACTTTTCATGGAAACCAAGACACTCACTGGCAGTTGCCTGTGCGGCAGCATCCGCTACACCGTGCATGGCGAGACGCAGCGCGCCTTTCACTGCCACTGTTCGCGGTGCCGCAAAGCGACAGGAACAGGCCATGCATCCAACCTGTTCGTCGCCGGCACGCTCACCTGGGACGCTGGCGAGTCGCTGGTGCGGCATTTCAAGGTGCCAGAGGCCGAGCGGTTCACGAATGCGTTCTGCAGCGAATGTGGTGGACGGGTTCCGCGGTCGGCTGCGGGGTCGGGCATGGTCATGATCCCGATGGGATCGCTGGACGACGACCCGGGCATCGAACCACAGGCGCGGATCTTCCAGGGCTCGCGGGCAGCCTGGTCGTGCAGCGGCCACGCGCTTCCCGGGTTCGACGCGATGCCGGGCTGAAGAACAAGCCCTGAAGCAGATGCCAACATCTGCGCCTCTCTCAATCCTCGAGCACCACCCCCAGGTCGCGCAATTTTTTCGCAAAAGAATCCCTGCGTTTGTCAGCCCTTGCAGACGTGTCAACGGCCGCCTGAACGGCCTTGGGGCCTTTTTTGGCAGCCGTTCTGATCAATCCGAACTTGTGCTCAGCATCTGCTTTCGCTCGCTTGTAGGTGGCGAAGAGTTCGGGATGGTCAAGGGGTGAATTCATAGGTGCCTCATTGTATGAAACCGCGTTTTCAGAAAGGCGCCTGCGCACCGTTGGCACCAACGCGCTTGTTCGCGCCCCGGAGAGTCGGAGCAGAGGCCCTGGTGGTGGAAGCCGCCTCACCAAGGCCGGGACTGAAACCACAACCTGCGCCTTGAGATCGGCCACATCGCCACCGTCGATCAGCTTGCGGTTCATGGCAGGCACCGGGTCTTGCCAGACCAAATCTTCTGCCAGAGCCTCTGGGCATCCCGCCGTGTGTCAGGTTTTTGTCTGCGCTCGGCCAGGTTGCACATGGGCCTCCATCCAGCGACAGGTCTGCAGGAACCCGTGGCCGATGTTGTGGAGGATTTGAAGGGCTGAAGCCAACCCATTGCTGCGCTTGAAGCCTGCGCCAAGCAATCTTTCAGCACACGTGTAGACCAGCCCTGAAAATGCCTGAATCGCTTGCTCGGTGGCACCTGGTTACAGAAGAATCGAAGGCACACCCTAAAATGTTCGTTTTAACTACTGAGCCTCAGATGACCACTGCCAAAAAGCCAACCGCATTCAACCGTGCTCTCACTCCCA
This region of Hydrogenophaga crassostreae genomic DNA includes:
- a CDS encoding MFS transporter — encoded protein: MPLALWALTLSAFAIGTTEFVIVGLIPTIADSLNVSVPSAGLLVSLYALGVAVGAPVLTALTGRVPRKQLLLGLMALFTVGNLVAWMAPGYEALMAARVLTGLAHGVFFSIGSTIATGLVPKEKAASAIALMFTGLTVALVTGVPLGTFIGQTFGWQSTFLAVSLLGAIAFVGSWILVPNNLAQSTPASLVAQFAVLKKPRLLLVYAMTALGYGGSFIAFTYLAPILQEVSGFSAGSVSLVMLVYGVSVAFGNIWGGKLADKKGPIGALQIVFALLALVLFALTFTASNTWLALATVLAWGAVAFGNVPGLQVYVVQRAELDAPEAVDVASGLNIAAFNIGIAGGAWGGGLIVAQFGLMATPWVGGLVVLGALGLTTLAGRLDRRDGIRPSARPTHAVAAH
- a CDS encoding LysR family transcriptional regulator; translated protein: MLSVDALIGFVAIIDSGSFSAAAERLGQTPSGVSRSLSRLEAQLGMTLIKRTTRRLSLTEEGDWLLARARKILADLQETENQLAARLSQPSGLVRLNAATPVLDHLIAPLMADFLDAYPLVRLELVSGETVVDLIDERADLAIRIGPLADSTLNARQLGSSRLRVLASPAYLAIHGTPTHVAALVRHRLLGFTAPHSLNIWPLPQEGGDGLPVLPVIAASSGETLRHLALTGAGVVCLADFLTRQDVSNGDLVPILESETLPWSQPVWAVFYKQEALASRVSALVGFLSERLTGQL
- a CDS encoding GFA family protein; protein product: METKTLTGSCLCGSIRYTVHGETQRAFHCHCSRCRKATGTGHASNLFVAGTLTWDAGESLVRHFKVPEAERFTNAFCSECGGRVPRSAAGSGMVMIPMGSLDDDPGIEPQARIFQGSRAAWSCSGHALPGFDAMPG